From Sphingobium sp. RAC03, a single genomic window includes:
- a CDS encoding nitrate reductase — translation MTNPIRTTCAYCGVGCGISATPTGPRAVTIAGDAAHPANGGKLCSKGTHLGETVGLEGRLLHPMIGDKRASWDKALDLVAKRFRETIAKHGPDSVAFYVSGQLLTEDYYVANKLMKGFIGSANIDTNSRLCMSSAVAGHMRAFGEDVVPASYDDLDEADLIVLVGSNTAWCHPVVYQRIQAARAARGTKLVVIDPRRTESCEGADLHLALKPGSDVALMNGLLAWMDQAGQLDADFLRDSVAAPDGFWDAIRDGNDLWTTARACDLPPAELQQFYEMFAATPRTVTLFSQGINQSIRGTDQVNAIINVHLATGRIGKPGAAPFSITGQPNAMGGREVGGLATTLAAHMDFAPDNVARVGRFWAAPNVATKPGLKAVDLFRAIDEGRIKALWVMATNPAVSMPDAGRVRAGLEACPFVVVSDVMATTDTAVHAHVRLPAAAWGEKDGTVTNSDRTISRQRALLPLPGEAKPDWWIVTQVARRMGWRNAFTYDRPADIWREHARLTAYQNDGARLLNLRAQATIGNDAYEAMEPFRWGGMPFADGRFPTPDGKARLVPVTQMALQGPLRDWPMTLNTGRYRDQWHTMTRTGLSPKLARHREEPLVELHPRDATALGIADGDLARVSTAQGESLFRARISEGQRRGEIFTPIHWTDQQSSGGRTGLLPRPLVDPHSGQPGFKSTPVRVEKIATEWKGFLILRGADPVRVPCLWATRITVPGGALYEVAGNGDPARLEACLPKGERVEAIDQTRGTRRVAIIREGKLAGVLIVTRSGLLPTRDWLIGQLAVEGVGASVLAARGPGSQPDKGAVVCVCFDIGLNQIVAAIRDQQLVDVPAIGAAIGAGSNCGSCRPALTNILTQTSQETLHAAE, via the coding sequence ATGACGAACCCCATCCGCACGACCTGCGCCTATTGCGGTGTCGGTTGCGGTATCTCCGCGACGCCGACCGGGCCGCGTGCCGTCACGATCGCGGGGGATGCGGCGCATCCGGCCAATGGCGGCAAGCTTTGTTCCAAGGGCACGCATCTGGGCGAGACGGTCGGGCTGGAAGGGCGGCTGCTTCATCCGATGATCGGCGACAAGCGGGCAAGCTGGGACAAGGCGCTGGACCTTGTGGCCAAGCGCTTTCGCGAGACAATCGCCAAGCATGGGCCGGACAGCGTCGCCTTCTACGTCTCAGGCCAGTTGCTGACCGAAGATTATTATGTCGCCAACAAGCTGATGAAGGGCTTTATCGGGTCGGCCAATATCGACACCAACAGCCGCCTGTGCATGTCGAGCGCGGTGGCCGGGCATATGCGCGCGTTCGGCGAGGATGTGGTGCCCGCGAGCTATGACGATCTGGACGAGGCAGACTTGATTGTCCTCGTTGGCTCCAACACCGCCTGGTGCCATCCGGTCGTCTATCAGCGGATACAGGCGGCGCGGGCAGCGCGTGGCACCAAGCTGGTGGTGATCGACCCGCGGCGCACCGAAAGCTGCGAAGGGGCGGACCTGCATCTTGCCTTGAAGCCCGGCAGCGACGTGGCGCTGATGAACGGGTTGCTGGCCTGGATGGATCAGGCCGGGCAACTGGATGCGGACTTTCTGCGCGATAGCGTTGCTGCGCCCGATGGTTTCTGGGACGCGATCCGAGACGGTAATGACCTTTGGACCACGGCCAGGGCGTGCGACTTGCCGCCTGCCGAATTGCAGCAATTTTACGAGATGTTCGCCGCGACCCCGCGCACCGTCACGCTGTTCAGCCAGGGAATCAACCAGTCGATCCGCGGCACCGATCAGGTCAATGCGATCATCAATGTCCACCTCGCCACCGGCCGCATCGGCAAGCCGGGCGCTGCGCCTTTTTCGATCACCGGCCAGCCCAATGCCATGGGCGGGCGCGAGGTTGGCGGGCTGGCGACGACGCTGGCGGCGCATATGGATTTCGCGCCCGACAATGTCGCGCGGGTCGGGCGCTTCTGGGCCGCGCCGAATGTCGCGACCAAGCCGGGGCTGAAGGCCGTCGACCTGTTCCGCGCGATCGACGAGGGGCGGATCAAGGCGCTGTGGGTGATGGCGACCAACCCCGCCGTCTCGATGCCCGATGCGGGGCGCGTGCGCGCGGGGCTGGAAGCCTGCCCGTTCGTGGTCGTGTCGGATGTGATGGCGACCACCGACACCGCCGTTCACGCCCATGTGCGGCTGCCCGCCGCTGCCTGGGGCGAGAAGGACGGGACCGTCACCAACTCCGACCGGACGATCAGCCGCCAGCGGGCGCTGCTGCCGCTGCCCGGTGAGGCCAAGCCCGACTGGTGGATCGTCACGCAGGTCGCGCGGCGGATGGGGTGGCGCAATGCCTTCACCTATGACCGGCCCGCCGACATCTGGCGCGAACATGCGCGACTGACCGCCTATCAGAATGATGGCGCGCGGCTGCTCAATCTGCGCGCGCAGGCGACGATCGGCAATGACGCCTATGAAGCGATGGAACCGTTCCGCTGGGGCGGCATGCCCTTTGCTGATGGCCGGTTTCCAACGCCCGATGGCAAGGCGCGGTTGGTGCCGGTGACGCAGATGGCGTTGCAGGGGCCGCTGCGCGACTGGCCGATGACGCTCAACACCGGGCGCTATCGCGATCAATGGCATACGATGACGCGCACCGGCCTGTCGCCCAAACTGGCGCGCCATCGCGAGGAGCCCTTGGTCGAACTGCATCCGCGCGACGCGACGGCGTTGGGCATTGCGGATGGCGATCTGGCGCGGGTGTCGACGGCGCAGGGCGAGAGCCTCTTCCGCGCGCGGATCAGCGAGGGTCAGCGCCGCGGCGAGATATTCACGCCGATTCACTGGACCGACCAGCAATCGAGCGGCGGCCGCACCGGCCTGTTGCCGCGCCCGCTGGTCGATCCCCATTCGGGGCAGCCGGGGTTCAAATCCACGCCCGTTCGGGTCGAAAAGATTGCTACCGAATGGAAAGGCTTTCTCATCCTGCGCGGGGCTGACCCGGTGCGCGTCCCGTGCCTCTGGGCCACCCGCATCACCGTGCCGGGCGGCGCGCTTTATGAAGTGGCGGGCAATGGCGATCCGGCGCGGCTGGAAGCCTGCCTGCCCAAGGGCGAAAGGGTCGAGGCGATCGACCAGACGCGCGGTACCCGCCGCGTCGCGATCATCCGCGAAGGGAAGCTCGCGGGCGTGCTGATCGTGACGCGTAGCGGCCTGTTGCCAACGCGCGACTGGCTGATCGGGCAACTCGCGGTCGAGGGCGTGGGCGCGTCCGTGCTGGCCGCGCGGGGACCAGGCAGCCAGCCCGACAAAGGCGCGGTGGTGTGCGTCTGCTTCGACATCGGCCTCAACCAGATCGTCGCGGCGATCCGCGACCAGCAGCTGGTCGATGTGCCCGCGATCGGCGCGGCGATCGGTGCGGGGAGCAATTGCGGGTCATGCCGTCCAGCGCTCACCAATATTCTAACCCAAACCTCGCAGGAGACGTTGCATGCAGCCGAATGA
- the nirD gene encoding nitrite reductase small subunit NirD: MTGDWLDIGSVDQITPGNARTLPVLGGEEIAIFRTTSGDFHALVNRCPHKHGPLSQGIVHGGVVTCPLHNWNISLKTGEALGEDKGCVPVIPLKVDAGRIFLLRDAVIGKRAA, encoded by the coding sequence ATGACCGGAGACTGGCTCGATATCGGTTCGGTGGATCAGATCACGCCGGGCAATGCCCGCACCCTGCCAGTGCTGGGCGGCGAGGAGATCGCGATCTTCCGCACGACGAGCGGCGATTTCCATGCCCTCGTCAATCGCTGCCCGCACAAACATGGACCGCTCAGCCAAGGGATCGTCCATGGCGGGGTCGTCACCTGCCCGCTGCACAATTGGAACATCTCGCTCAAGACTGGCGAGGCGTTGGGCGAGGATAAGGGATGCGTGCCGGTGATCCCGCTCAAGGTCGATGCCGGGCGCATCTTCCTGCTGCGCGATGCCGTCATCGGGAAGCGCGCGGCGTGA